A genomic window from Halorubrum lacusprofundi ATCC 49239 includes:
- a CDS encoding helix-turn-helix transcriptional regulator, whose product MSLRVRPLLRCVNVKQYDVESPIVDIAYLARSEHRISTLVALTERPRSRSELCELTGVSSSTMRRTLDEFNDRLWIRKDGYQYAATRLGEAIASGMEDLIERVETERELRSVWQWLPDAISEFPFETWSELTVTVAEPDAPYRPVGRFESLLRETTTVRFLRPEVALMDLCFDLLYQLIGEGVDVTLIDRPECHRYFLSTYPDRSSEMIQQDNFTVLEHNDLPSYGTGLLDERITISCYERDSGTVHALIDTDAPAVREWAESLYESHRADARHVEPQKSAE is encoded by the coding sequence ATGTCTCTCCGCGTACGTCCACTATTGAGGTGTGTTAACGTGAAACAATATGATGTGGAGTCGCCGATCGTCGACATCGCGTATCTCGCGCGGTCCGAACATCGTATCTCAACGCTCGTCGCACTGACGGAGCGCCCCCGGAGCCGCTCCGAGCTCTGCGAGTTGACCGGGGTTTCGTCTTCCACGATGCGCCGGACACTGGACGAATTCAACGACCGGCTCTGGATCCGCAAAGACGGGTATCAGTACGCGGCGACGCGACTGGGGGAGGCGATCGCATCCGGAATGGAAGACCTGATCGAGCGGGTTGAAACCGAGCGAGAGCTGCGTTCTGTCTGGCAATGGCTCCCCGACGCGATCAGCGAGTTTCCGTTCGAGACGTGGTCGGAACTGACCGTAACCGTCGCCGAACCCGATGCGCCGTATCGTCCGGTGGGACGATTCGAGTCGCTCCTCCGGGAGACGACCACCGTACGGTTCCTTCGTCCGGAAGTCGCGCTGATGGATCTGTGCTTCGACCTGCTCTACCAACTGATCGGCGAGGGCGTGGACGTGACGTTGATCGACCGTCCGGAGTGTCACCGATACTTTCTGTCGACGTATCCGGATCGTAGCTCCGAGATGATTCAACAGGACAATTTCACGGTATTAGAGCACAACGACCTGCCTTCGTACGGAACCGGGCTGCTCGATGAACGCATTACGATCAGTTGTTACGAGCGGGATAGCGGAACGGTGCACGCATTGATCGATACCGACGCGCCGGCGGTCCGCGAGTGGGCGGAGTCTCTCTACGAAAGCCACAGGGCAGATGCACGTCACGTCGAACCACAAAAGAGCGCCGAGTGA
- a CDS encoding OsmC family protein, with translation MTAERQLSHGIDLETLDGFAAHAAENPQAVRLGLGASATYEGTAAHSLAKVDSYELGDETIARETREYTIPYGAWKEVLDAGGWVGGIDRLEPVEAALSALAACINVGISINAAANGVDIDHLQTRVRTDFDPAVLFGLEELKEADSVFENLTAEIEIDGDNLDQDLIDEWARRAPVYTFVSLAQDVDMSVNTPAEMVSDD, from the coding sequence ATGACTGCCGAACGACAACTATCGCACGGTATCGACCTCGAAACACTCGACGGGTTCGCCGCACACGCCGCAGAGAATCCCCAAGCCGTCCGGCTTGGCCTCGGGGCGTCTGCGACCTACGAGGGGACAGCCGCGCACAGCCTGGCGAAAGTCGATAGCTACGAGCTTGGGGATGAGACGATCGCCCGCGAAACGCGTGAATACACGATTCCCTACGGCGCCTGGAAGGAAGTACTGGATGCGGGTGGGTGGGTCGGTGGGATCGACCGGCTCGAACCGGTAGAAGCCGCGCTGTCGGCACTGGCTGCCTGTATCAACGTCGGAATCAGCATCAACGCCGCCGCCAACGGCGTGGATATCGACCATCTCCAGACGCGTGTCCGGACCGATTTCGATCCAGCGGTTCTCTTCGGTCTCGAGGAACTCAAGGAGGCCGACTCGGTCTTCGAGAACCTCACCGCCGAGATCGAGATAGACGGCGACAATCTCGATCAGGATCTGATCGACGAATGGGCACGGCGAGCACCCGTCTACACGTTCGTCTCCCTCGCTCAGGACGTCGATATGAGCGTCAACACGCCTGCGGAGATGGTGAGCGACGACTGA
- a CDS encoding ATP-binding protein, whose translation MSDPALDVVEFVLTTHLYTENRDLDENDLPPRFRQVFWSDDAADDAPGGVERPLKATSETTRTATGVEHPWDAVSDLLFTQRTEFSGEISLTQPAMALEWYRDHADDERIAANPTVVAALEASDDLDAPVTHEEARDSVRPIQADRVWIDALLEEYFDEDEDGEMLDLVNVRAPEEIETTLADLVLTGDQEGEIQKIVKAIEHREYLASIGLREIGKLLFVGPPGTGKTTVSRALAHELGIPLVEVKMSMITSQYLGETAKNVEKTFEVAKRLSPCILFIDEFDSVAKTRRSDEHAALKRAVNTLLKSIDEVSLVRDEVLLIGATNHPDQLDAAAWRRFDEIVNFPKPDRDMRADILRVVTREMQIADFDPEEVADRTTGLTGSDLRMVLREAVLGALTEDRMTITQQDVMEAVEDFEERDNLKNMDMIDGEGAEVLGETDPDGQDHTHDDEGDDTAHDHGAHSHSHD comes from the coding sequence ATGAGTGACCCGGCGCTCGACGTCGTCGAGTTCGTGTTGACGACGCACCTCTACACCGAGAACCGCGACCTCGACGAGAACGACCTGCCGCCGCGCTTCCGACAGGTGTTCTGGTCGGATGACGCCGCCGACGACGCCCCGGGCGGCGTCGAGCGGCCGCTCAAGGCGACGAGCGAGACAACCCGCACCGCAACGGGCGTTGAGCACCCGTGGGACGCCGTTTCCGACCTGCTCTTTACCCAGCGGACGGAATTCTCCGGCGAGATATCCCTGACCCAGCCGGCGATGGCGCTGGAGTGGTATCGCGACCACGCCGACGACGAGCGAATCGCCGCCAATCCGACGGTCGTCGCCGCGCTGGAGGCGTCTGACGACCTCGACGCGCCCGTGACCCACGAGGAGGCGCGCGACAGCGTCCGACCGATCCAAGCCGATCGCGTCTGGATCGACGCCCTCCTGGAGGAGTACTTCGACGAGGACGAGGACGGGGAGATGCTCGACCTCGTCAACGTCCGCGCGCCCGAGGAGATCGAGACGACGCTCGCTGACCTCGTGCTCACGGGCGATCAAGAGGGCGAGATACAGAAGATCGTGAAAGCGATCGAACACCGCGAGTACCTCGCGAGCATCGGGCTTCGCGAGATCGGGAAGCTGCTGTTCGTCGGTCCGCCGGGGACCGGGAAGACAACCGTCTCGCGGGCGCTCGCGCACGAGCTCGGTATCCCGCTCGTCGAGGTGAAAATGTCGATGATCACGAGCCAGTACCTCGGCGAGACGGCCAAGAACGTCGAGAAGACCTTCGAGGTCGCAAAGCGGCTCTCGCCGTGTATCCTCTTCATCGACGAGTTCGACTCGGTGGCGAAGACCCGGCGCTCCGACGAGCACGCCGCCCTGAAGCGCGCGGTCAACACCCTCCTCAAGTCGATCGACGAGGTGTCGCTCGTGCGCGACGAGGTCCTCTTGATCGGCGCGACCAACCACCCGGACCAACTCGACGCGGCCGCGTGGCGCCGCTTCGACGAGATCGTCAACTTCCCCAAGCCGGACCGTGACATGCGCGCGGACATCCTCCGGGTCGTCACCCGCGAGATGCAGATCGCCGACTTCGACCCCGAGGAGGTCGCCGACCGAACGACCGGGCTCACGGGCTCGGACCTCCGGATGGTGCTGCGCGAGGCGGTCCTCGGTGCGCTCACGGAAGACCGGATGACGATCACGCAGCAGGACGTGATGGAGGCCGTCGAGGACTTCGAGGAGCGTGACAACCTCAAGAATATGGACATGATCGACGGCGAGGGCGCGGAGGTGCTCGGCGAGACGGACCCCGACGGGCAGGACCACACCCACGACGACGAGGGCGACGACACCGCCCACGACCACGGCGCGCACAGCCACTCGCACGACTAA
- a CDS encoding NUDIX hydrolase, translating into MSSEDAAATGDSAGQADADHENALQDVIAVDPEDVEQGTVNRLDAHTGDGIRHRAFTCLVYDTEGRILLAQRAPTKRLWDAHWDGTVASHPVEGQSQKDATEQRLEEELGITPEQYDDLRVTDKFEYKRYYPNEGVEWEVCSVLKVTLDDTSLDPDEEEIGGMLWADYEHLHENPSLYRQLRLCPWFEIAMRRDFS; encoded by the coding sequence ATGAGCTCCGAGGACGCGGCCGCCACCGGTGATTCCGCCGGTCAGGCCGACGCGGACCACGAGAACGCGCTCCAGGACGTGATCGCCGTCGACCCCGAGGACGTCGAACAGGGGACGGTGAACCGGCTCGACGCCCACACCGGCGACGGGATCCGCCACCGGGCGTTCACCTGTCTCGTGTACGACACCGAGGGCCGGATCCTGCTGGCCCAGCGCGCGCCCACCAAGCGACTCTGGGACGCTCACTGGGACGGAACGGTCGCCTCCCATCCGGTCGAGGGGCAGTCGCAGAAGGACGCGACCGAACAGCGCCTTGAAGAGGAGCTGGGGATCACCCCTGAGCAGTACGACGACCTTCGGGTGACGGACAAGTTCGAGTACAAGCGCTACTACCCCAACGAGGGCGTCGAGTGGGAGGTCTGCTCGGTGCTGAAGGTGACCTTGGACGACACCTCGCTCGACCCCGACGAGGAGGAGATCGGCGGTATGCTGTGGGCCGACTACGAGCACCTCCACGAGAACCCGTCGCTGTACAGGCAGCTCCGCCTGTGCCCGTGGTTCGAGATCGCGATGCGGCGCGACTTCTCCTGA
- a CDS encoding DUF2064 domain-containing protein: MTVVAVLAKPPREGLVATGLAESTPLSAAEAADLYEALFRDAVLAVDRSGGELLVNYPVNDDLPAEYRTDAAPEAELRTLVADTLGGTEEVRFERQVGSSFGARAGNTVTHLLREENADSVAIVTPQAPMLSRTVIDSAAMKLRTNEVVLGPSTRGRTYYAGFTAPIDFDGAFEAPNLPTLAARGRDADLDVEFLESSPSMVDGDDLLDAVPLLRARFAAQRVVPDYTAAFVHEHGLDVVVEDGDARIVRD, from the coding sequence ATGACTGTCGTCGCCGTGCTTGCGAAGCCGCCCCGCGAGGGGCTCGTCGCGACCGGGCTCGCGGAGTCGACGCCGCTGTCGGCCGCCGAAGCCGCCGACCTGTACGAGGCGCTGTTCCGCGACGCCGTCCTCGCGGTCGACCGCTCCGGCGGTGAACTCCTCGTCAACTACCCGGTCAACGACGACCTCCCCGCCGAGTACCGCACCGACGCCGCTCCCGAGGCCGAGCTTCGAACCCTCGTCGCCGACACCCTCGGCGGCACCGAGGAGGTCCGGTTCGAGCGGCAGGTCGGATCGTCGTTCGGCGCGCGCGCTGGGAACACCGTTACCCACCTGCTCCGCGAGGAGAACGCCGACTCGGTCGCGATCGTCACCCCGCAGGCGCCGATGCTCTCGCGGACCGTGATCGACTCGGCCGCGATGAAGCTCCGGACGAACGAGGTCGTGCTCGGCCCATCCACCCGCGGACGCACCTACTACGCCGGGTTCACCGCGCCGATCGACTTCGACGGCGCCTTCGAGGCCCCGAACCTCCCGACGCTCGCGGCGCGCGGCCGCGACGCCGACCTCGACGTGGAGTTCCTGGAGTCGTCGCCGTCGATGGTCGACGGCGACGACCTCCTCGACGCCGTTCCCCTGCTTCGCGCCCGGTTCGCCGCCCAGCGCGTCGTTCCCGACTACACCGCCGCGTTCGTCCACGAGCACGGCCTCGATGTGGTCGTCGAGGACGGGGACGCGCGGATCGTCCGAGACTGA
- a CDS encoding DUF5812 family protein, which produces MTDEKESTFLVTHVESDSAVLKDVHDGQVHTLSSNPGLTVDDALEATVAPDPPMEVTYQIVEIMEQRALSIAESEEPPTVHERELATETETGELAREERAGVGEIHVLTPPEEDTADAVSDVIDDREATLSRAARLGVNRVEVRSEPGVVSVRYMP; this is translated from the coding sequence ATGACCGATGAGAAGGAGAGCACGTTCCTCGTCACGCACGTCGAGAGCGACTCCGCGGTGCTGAAAGACGTCCACGACGGGCAGGTGCACACGCTGAGCTCGAACCCCGGGCTCACGGTCGACGATGCCTTGGAGGCGACTGTCGCACCCGATCCGCCGATGGAGGTCACGTATCAGATTGTCGAGATTATGGAGCAGCGAGCTCTCTCGATAGCGGAAAGCGAAGAGCCCCCGACGGTCCACGAGCGCGAGCTCGCGACCGAGACGGAGACCGGCGAGCTCGCCCGCGAGGAACGCGCGGGCGTCGGCGAGATCCACGTGTTGACGCCGCCCGAAGAAGACACCGCGGACGCGGTTTCGGACGTGATCGACGACCGCGAGGCGACGCTCTCGCGGGCGGCTCGGCTCGGCGTGAACCGCGTCGAGGTCCGGTCGGAGCCGGGCGTGGTCAGCGTGCGGTATATGCCCTAA
- the secF gene encoding protein translocase subunit SecF has product MVAIEVPEVNYTEYSNRQLVAIPLAVLVLALAIIGGWYLVTGAPANLGLEFTGGVELRIADDGGDVEQQIETAFERQPDSVRSIPADDVYVVTFRAADEDPGGLADDLSAQADEAGLSTSAIDQVSPSFASDTARTAVFGVALAFLGMSVLVFALFRTFVPSLAVVASAFSDLMVPIAVMNLLGIQMTLGTIAALLMIIGYSVDSDILLNNSVLRRTGDFYESVNRAMRTGVTMTLTSMAAMIVMAVVAALFGVDLLRNIGIILSVGLCADLMNTYLLNVSLLRWYKFEGVKQ; this is encoded by the coding sequence ATGGTAGCGATCGAGGTACCGGAGGTCAACTATACCGAGTACTCGAACCGGCAGCTCGTGGCGATTCCGCTCGCGGTCCTCGTTCTCGCACTCGCGATCATCGGCGGGTGGTACCTGGTCACGGGAGCGCCGGCGAATCTCGGGTTGGAGTTCACGGGCGGCGTGGAGCTCCGGATCGCCGACGACGGCGGCGACGTAGAACAGCAGATCGAGACCGCGTTCGAGCGGCAACCCGACTCGGTCCGGTCGATCCCCGCGGACGACGTGTACGTGGTGACGTTCCGGGCGGCCGACGAGGATCCCGGCGGCCTGGCCGACGACCTGTCCGCACAGGCCGACGAGGCGGGGCTGTCCACGAGCGCGATCGATCAAGTGTCCCCCAGCTTCGCGTCCGACACGGCCCGAACCGCGGTGTTCGGCGTTGCGCTCGCCTTCCTCGGAATGAGCGTGCTCGTGTTCGCGCTGTTCCGGACGTTCGTCCCGTCGCTCGCGGTCGTCGCGTCTGCGTTCTCCGACCTGATGGTCCCCATCGCGGTGATGAATCTCCTCGGGATCCAGATGACGCTCGGAACGATCGCGGCGCTCCTGATGATCATCGGTTACAGCGTCGACTCCGACATTCTGTTGAACAACTCCGTACTGCGCCGGACCGGCGACTTCTACGAGTCGGTGAACCGTGCGATGCGGACCGGAGTGACGATGACGCTCACGTCGATGGCGGCGATGATCGTCATGGCTGTCGTCGCGGCGCTGTTCGGGGTCGATCTCCTCCGGAACATCGGAATCATCCTCTCTGTCGGGCTTTGTGCTGACCTAATGAACACGTATCTGCTGAACGTCTCGCTGCTTCGCTGGTACAAATTCGAGGGGGTGAAACAGTAA
- a CDS encoding preprotein translocase subunit SecD → MLEPIKNNWQILLLVVVVLGATVALFAPQFGPQTAPGENVSEAQQGITNLQYGLDLAGGTRVRAPLVGYTATEVDFGGDQPDDVARAIADELENASASDITAVPAESAVDVTETSVTEAQFRAAMDASGYAYEDVRSGVTQETRDVAQRVIEDKIDETGLSGGTVQQVQSLTGEYFILVEVPGENRSSVTSLLEERGTVQIDIAYPTENGTAVEEEVLTQDDFAELGSAAQNDRGTGAYVPVTVRNTAPEGEQSPAHSFQQAVADRGFAAAYNSNQDRCDYSENPDDVSNPCLLLTVDGEVVNSFGMDPDLADSMASGSWATDGGFRLTTGEFSEAERIAINLRAGALPADLDISGQGTSRSISAAQGENYKNYSLVTGILAVFAVAGMVFLRYREPAVALPMIVTALAEVYALLGFAALLSYPVELAVIAGFIAVVGTGVDDLVIIADEVMSEGEVNSRKVFDSRFRRAFWVIGAAAATTIIAMSPLMVLSLGDLSGFAIFTILGVLIGVLITRPAYGDILRRLLTVR, encoded by the coding sequence ATGCTCGAACCCATCAAGAACAACTGGCAAATATTGCTCTTGGTCGTCGTCGTACTCGGCGCGACGGTAGCGCTTTTCGCGCCGCAGTTCGGTCCCCAGACCGCCCCGGGCGAGAACGTCTCCGAGGCCCAACAGGGCATCACGAACCTCCAGTACGGACTCGATCTGGCGGGCGGGACGCGAGTCCGCGCACCACTCGTCGGCTACACCGCCACCGAGGTCGACTTCGGCGGTGATCAACCGGATGACGTCGCTCGCGCAATCGCAGACGAACTTGAGAACGCCTCGGCAAGCGATATCACTGCGGTGCCTGCGGAGAGCGCGGTCGATGTCACAGAGACATCAGTCACCGAAGCGCAGTTCCGGGCGGCGATGGACGCCTCGGGATACGCCTACGAGGACGTTCGCTCCGGCGTGACTCAGGAGACTCGCGATGTCGCACAGCGGGTCATCGAGGACAAGATCGACGAGACCGGGCTCTCTGGCGGAACGGTCCAGCAGGTCCAGTCGCTCACCGGCGAGTACTTCATCCTCGTCGAGGTGCCCGGAGAGAACCGAAGCAGCGTAACCAGCCTGCTCGAAGAACGCGGGACCGTCCAGATCGACATCGCGTACCCGACCGAAAACGGGACCGCTGTCGAAGAGGAGGTGCTGACGCAAGACGACTTCGCGGAGCTTGGATCGGCTGCCCAGAACGATCGGGGCACCGGCGCCTACGTGCCGGTGACGGTCCGGAACACCGCCCCGGAGGGCGAGCAGTCGCCCGCCCATAGCTTCCAGCAGGCGGTCGCGGACCGCGGGTTCGCCGCGGCGTACAACTCCAACCAGGACCGGTGCGACTACAGCGAGAACCCGGACGACGTGAGCAATCCGTGCCTCCTGCTCACCGTCGACGGCGAGGTCGTCAACTCCTTCGGGATGGACCCGGACCTCGCGGACAGCATGGCGAGCGGCTCGTGGGCCACCGATGGCGGCTTCCGGCTCACAACGGGTGAGTTCAGCGAGGCCGAGCGAATCGCCATCAATCTGCGTGCCGGCGCGCTCCCGGCCGACCTCGACATCAGCGGACAGGGGACCTCGCGGTCCATCTCGGCGGCACAGGGGGAGAACTACAAGAACTACTCGCTGGTGACCGGAATTCTCGCGGTGTTCGCGGTTGCCGGCATGGTGTTCCTCCGCTACCGCGAGCCCGCGGTGGCGCTGCCGATGATCGTCACGGCGCTCGCTGAGGTGTACGCGCTGCTCGGCTTCGCCGCGCTGTTGAGCTACCCCGTCGAGTTGGCTGTGATCGCCGGCTTCATCGCTGTCGTCGGGACGGGAGTCGACGACCTCGTGATCATCGCCGACGAGGTGATGAGCGAGGGCGAGGTCAACTCCCGAAAGGTGTTCGACTCCCGGTTCCGCCGCGCCTTCTGGGTGATCGGCGCGGCCGCGGCGACCACGATCATCGCGATGTCACCCCTGATGGTGCTGTCACTCGGGGACCTGTCCGGGTTCGCGATCTTTACCATCCTCGGGGTCCTGATCGGCGTGTTGATCACCCGCCCCGCGTACGGTGACATCTTGCGTCGCCTGCTGACGGTCCGGTGA